One Glycine max cultivar Williams 82 chromosome 3, Glycine_max_v4.0, whole genome shotgun sequence DNA window includes the following coding sequences:
- the LOC100500179 gene encoding uncharacterized protein LOC100500179 gives MATYAAMKPNKPGLEESQEQIHKIRITLSSKHVKNLEKVCGDLVRGAKDKRLRVKGPVRMPTKVLHITTRKSPCGEGTNTWDRFELRVHKRVIDLYSSPDVVKQITSITIEPGVEVEVTIADA, from the exons ATGGCGACGTACGCTGCGATGAAGCCCAATAAGCCTGGCTTGGAGGAGTCCCAAGAACAGATCCACAAGATAAGGATCACCCTTTCCTCCAAGCACGTCAAAAATCTCGAGAAGG TTTGTGGGGACTTGGTTCGTGGTGCAAAGGATAAGAGGCTCAGGGTTAAGGGACCTGTCAGGATGCCCACTAAGGTTCTTCACATCACTACCAGGAAGTCCCCCTGTGGTGAAG GTACCAACACATGGGACAGATTTGAACTTCGTGTGCACAAGAGGGTGATTGACCTCTACAGTTCCCCAGATGTGGTTAAGCAGATTACCTCTATCACGATTGAACCTGGTGTGGAGGTTGAGGTGACCATTGCAGATGCTTGA